From the genome of bacterium, one region includes:
- the rpmB gene encoding 50S ribosomal protein L28, with amino-acid sequence MSRVCEKCGRGPKSSQSRSHSNIASKRTQQINLQNTTIDGKRMRICTTCIKSANKK; translated from the coding sequence ATGAGCCGAGTTTGTGAAAAATGCGGTCGCGGACCAAAATCATCCCAAAGCCGAAGCCATTCCAATATCGCTTCCAAGCGCACCCAGCAAATAAATTTGCAAAATACGACAATTGATGGCAAAAGAATGCGCATTTGCACTACCTGCATCAAAAGCGCGAATAAGAAATAA
- a CDS encoding efflux RND transporter periplasmic adaptor subunit translates to MFEFIKRPKTIIAIVVLMIVVVAGYNYLSKPKAPSYDFIVAQNKNLTQEVSVTGKIKSAESLDLAFERSGKINSVSAKIGDSVKAGQILAAIDSAELSASLSGARAQLESAKVRLDELTRGTRPEEIKIAETGVSSAQNSLADAKTSLENAKQTASINLANLYGKVKDILNDAYAKSDNALNTQISSLFSNATTSNPQLTFTTTNSQAKTDAESQRVLAESALKALKSEVDNTPSDYPGLDNSLINSENQLIIMRNFLTKLSTAVNYAAGLSSATLDAYKASVNTAWTNTNAAITSINNQEQLIASQRILNQTSINSAENAVNSAQNALRSAEDTLALKKAGSASEQIDAQRAQVKQVEAQVRNYEIQIGQSYLKSPIDGIVTKQDAKVGEIISPNAIIVSVISEAKFQIEANIAEADIAKVKINDPANITLDAYGSDMIFEAKVISIDPAETVIEGVSTYKTTLEFTKKDDQIKSGMTANIDILTAKKENVIAIPQRVVITKDGQKFVLIDAGNGRQEERKIETGLRGSDGNIEITSGLNAGEKIIISVTQ, encoded by the coding sequence ATGTTTGAATTTATCAAGCGGCCAAAAACCATTATCGCGATCGTTGTCCTTATGATCGTAGTAGTCGCCGGATATAATTATTTATCGAAGCCAAAAGCACCTTCTTATGATTTTATCGTGGCGCAAAATAAAAATCTCACGCAAGAAGTGAGCGTCACCGGCAAGATCAAATCGGCCGAAAGCCTTGATCTGGCTTTTGAAAGATCGGGAAAAATAAACAGCGTCTCCGCCAAGATCGGCGACAGCGTAAAAGCCGGCCAAATACTTGCCGCAATCGATAGCGCGGAGCTTTCGGCTAGTTTGTCCGGCGCGAGGGCCCAATTAGAAAGCGCTAAAGTGAGACTGGATGAATTGACTCGCGGCACCAGGCCGGAAGAAATAAAAATAGCCGAAACCGGCGTTTCCAGCGCTCAAAATTCTCTCGCTGACGCAAAAACAAGTTTGGAAAACGCTAAACAAACCGCCAGCATCAATCTGGCCAACCTTTATGGAAAAGTAAAAGATATTCTCAACGACGCCTATGCGAAATCCGACAACGCGCTCAACACCCAAATATCCAGTCTGTTTTCTAATGCTACAACCAGCAATCCCCAGCTGACCTTTACCACTACCAATTCACAAGCTAAAACAGACGCTGAATCTCAGCGTGTTCTGGCCGAATCGGCTCTTAAGGCTTTAAAATCAGAAGTTGATAATACTCCTTCCGATTATCCCGGGTTGGACAATTCCCTGATCAACTCGGAAAACCAATTGATCATAATGCGTAATTTTTTAACCAAACTGAGCACCGCGGTTAATTACGCCGCCGGACTTTCCTCGGCCACCTTGGACGCTTACAAAGCTTCAGTCAATACAGCATGGACCAACACCAACGCGGCTATCACCAGTATTAACAATCAAGAACAATTGATCGCGAGCCAGAGAATATTAAATCAAACCAGCATCAATTCGGCTGAGAACGCCGTCAATAGCGCCCAAAACGCTCTACGAAGCGCGGAAGATACCTTGGCTCTTAAAAAAGCCGGTTCCGCTTCCGAACAAATAGACGCCCAGAGAGCCCAAGTGAAACAAGTGGAAGCGCAAGTCCGTAATTACGAGATCCAGATCGGCCAATCTTACCTTAAGTCTCCCATTGACGGAATCGTCACCAAGCAGGACGCGAAGGTGGGAGAGATAATTTCCCCTAATGCTATAATTGTTTCCGTAATCAGCGAGGCGAAATTCCAAATTGAAGCCAATATTGCCGAGGCGGATATCGCCAAAGTAAAGATCAATGATCCCGCCAATATTACACTAGACGCTTATGGCAGCGACATGATTTTTGAAGCGAAAGTAATTTCGATCGATCCGGCGGAAACTGTCATTGAGGGAGTGTCAACCTATAAAACAACTCTGGAATTCACCAAAAAAGATGATCAAATCAAATCCGGTATGACCGCTAATATTGATATTCTAACCGCGAAAAAAGAAAATGTTATTGCCATCCCCCAACGCGTAGTAATAACCAAAGACGGTCAAAAATTTGTCCTGATTGATGCGGGAAACGGCCGACAAGAAGAACGGAAAATTGAAACAGGGCTCCGCGGTTCTGACGGCAATATTGAAATAACTTCCGGACTTAACGCCGGAGAAAAAATAATAATCTCAGTAACGCAGTAA
- a CDS encoding ABC transporter ATP-binding protein: protein MNSEKTIHKKTPSLIISVKNLEKVFEDGETKTAALCDISFDIPRGQFVAIMGPSGSGKSTLLHILGLLDKQTGGSYIFDGKKASDYSDEEIAHIRNEKLGFVFQSFNLLARTTVLENVKLPLLYSGIKESLWNKMALKAIEQVGLSHRINHATSQLSGGERQRVAIARALINNPQIIFADEPTGNLDSKSGQVIMEILQKLNAEKKHTIILITHETYTAELAERIINIRDGKVESDKITHVRRATNHFVK from the coding sequence ATGAATTCAGAAAAAACTATTCATAAAAAAACGCCCTCTCTTATCATTTCCGTCAAAAATTTAGAAAAAGTTTTTGAAGATGGAGAAACAAAAACTGCCGCTCTTTGCGATATCTCTTTTGATATTCCCCGCGGACAATTTGTCGCGATCATGGGACCTTCCGGATCCGGCAAGTCGACCCTTCTCCACATCCTCGGGCTTCTTGATAAGCAAACCGGCGGCAGCTATATTTTTGACGGGAAAAAAGCAAGCGATTATTCGGACGAAGAGATCGCTCACATCCGAAATGAAAAATTGGGTTTTGTTTTCCAATCCTTCAACTTACTTGCCCGCACTACAGTATTAGAAAACGTAAAGCTCCCCCTTCTCTACTCCGGCATAAAAGAATCTCTTTGGAATAAAATGGCGCTAAAAGCCATAGAACAAGTGGGCCTCTCCCATCGAATCAATCATGCGACTTCTCAGCTCTCCGGAGGCGAACGCCAAAGAGTGGCAATCGCGCGCGCCTTGATCAATAATCCACAAATAATATTCGCTGATGAACCAACCGGCAATCTTGATTCCAAATCTGGCCAGGTTATTATGGAAATCCTGCAAAAATTAAACGCAGAAAAAAAACATACGATCATTCTGATCACCCATGAAACTTACACCGCGGAACTTGCCGAGCGAATTATTAATATTCGCGACGGAAAAGTTGAAAGCGATAAAATTACTCACGTTCGCCGTGCCACGAATCATTTTGTAAAATAA
- a CDS encoding ABC transporter permease: MDIYQAFKTALMGLRANTSRSILTILGIVIGIAAIIVVVAIGDSAQAMILGQISGLGSKTIIIEPGREPQGPSDFTAILSDSLKERDLAALKNKANVPGLKDLTPNVIVPGSVSYQGQTYRAMTIGSSAFLSRVLNIQPAEGIIFGDEEIRQHATVAVIGSKVKEKLFGLSTAIGENIKIKDKNFRVIGVLPPKGQVSIINVDEVVVIPYSTAQKDLMGINHFNSIMVEAISENDLARTANDIKLTLRELHGITDPTKDDFHVMTQADIANSAKMITGILTWLLISVAAISLVVGGIGIMNIMFVSVTERTREIGLRKALGATDNNILTQFLMEAVLLTAAGGIIGIILGAGISYLATLILSKVVSTSWTFTFPLYAALVGITVSTLIGLIFGIYPAYKAAHKNPIEALRYE; this comes from the coding sequence ATGGATATTTATCAAGCTTTTAAAACCGCTTTGATGGGGCTCAGAGCCAATACGTCAAGGTCTATTCTCACCATTCTCGGAATTGTTATCGGCATTGCCGCGATTATTGTCGTAGTGGCTATTGGCGACAGCGCTCAAGCAATGATCCTCGGACAGATCAGCGGACTCGGATCAAAAACGATAATCATCGAGCCTGGCCGCGAACCTCAAGGACCATCGGATTTCACCGCCATTCTCAGCGATTCTCTCAAAGAACGAGACCTTGCCGCTTTAAAAAACAAAGCCAATGTGCCGGGATTAAAAGACCTTACGCCTAATGTCATAGTGCCGGGTTCTGTTTCCTATCAAGGACAGACATATCGCGCCATGACCATCGGTTCTTCCGCTTTTTTATCAAGAGTTTTGAATATCCAGCCGGCGGAAGGAATAATTTTTGGCGATGAAGAAATCAGACAACACGCCACCGTGGCCGTCATCGGCTCAAAAGTAAAAGAAAAACTTTTCGGCCTTTCCACCGCAATCGGAGAAAATATCAAGATCAAAGACAAGAATTTTCGCGTTATCGGCGTTCTGCCTCCCAAAGGCCAAGTTTCCATAATCAATGTTGACGAAGTGGTGGTAATACCTTACAGCACCGCTCAAAAAGACCTGATGGGAATAAACCATTTTAATTCCATAATGGTGGAGGCGATTAGCGAAAATGACCTGGCGCGAACCGCCAATGATATAAAATTAACCTTAAGAGAATTGCACGGAATAACCGATCCGACCAAAGACGATTTTCACGTAATGACCCAGGCTGATATCGCGAATTCCGCCAAAATGATCACCGGAATTCTCACCTGGCTTTTGATCTCTGTGGCGGCAATCTCACTTGTAGTCGGCGGAATCGGAATTATGAATATTATGTTCGTTTCGGTAACAGAAAGAACCAGAGAAATCGGCCTTCGAAAAGCTCTAGGCGCGACTGACAATAATATTTTAACGCAATTTCTAATGGAAGCTGTCCTGTTGACCGCCGCTGGAGGAATTATCGGAATAATACTCGGCGCAGGAATATCATATCTCGCCACTTTAATTTTAAGCAAAGTTGTGTCAACGAGTTGGACTTTTACTTTTCCTCTTTATGCCGCTCTTGTCGGCATCACCGTCTCTACGCTGATCGGGCTTATTTTCGGAATTTATCCGGCCTACAAAGCGGCGCATAAAAACCCGATTGAAGCTTTGAGATATGAATAA